In Crinalium epipsammum PCC 9333, the genomic window ATTTAAGTGAAATTCAAAGTCATCGGTGTGCATATTAGCGTACTTTCCTTTTGGAAGTTCTGCGTAAAATAGCTTACGAATCGAACTACGCACTTCTAAAACAGCAGCACTGCTAGTTACAATTAAGCGCAGAGTGCCAAGGTTTTCACAAGCTTCGAGAAATTCGTTCAAATTAGCGTTCATAGTATATAACTCCAGTTACAACATTTGTAGTACATTTGTGGTTAACTTTTATCATAATTATGCCAGTGGTAAGGGCTACACCCTACATACCTAACTCTGCACTTTTATAAAAGAATAAGCGATCGCACCAGGATCTCTATGACAAATCATCTCATCTTTACTGATATTCAAAACCATTGGGCAAGAGATTGTATTGTCGCTGCTACCGCGCGCAATATATTTCGAGGCTACCGAGATGGTACATTTCGCCCTGATGAACCTGTAAGTCGGGCTGAATTCGCTGTAATTTTAGACACAGCATTACCTAAACTAGAACGATTACGCCCTAGCACAATCTTTCTAGATGTACTTAGCAACCATTGGGCTGCAAAAGCAATTCAAGCAGTATATCAGGCAAATTTTCTTTCCGGCTATCGCAACCGTTTGTTTAAACCCAACCAACCGATACCCCGTGTGCAAGTAATAGCCGCGTTAGCTTCAGGGCTAAACTATGGAGTCAGCATTAATCCCAGCGATACCTTAAAAAAGTATTTTGATGATCGAGACCAAATTCCGAGTTATGCTGTTCGAGCGATCGCAGCCGCAACTGAAAGGCGAATAATTGTTAACTACCCCAAGATCAAACGCTTACAGCCTAACAAAAACGCCACTAGAGGGGAAATAGCAGCCTTTATTTGCCGAGTTTTAAAAATTCCGGCTGTGCCATACAAGTATATTCCTGGTATGGAATTTGTTGTTATTCAGCCACAATTTGATGCAGCAGATAGCTTTTCTGAAGGAATGGCACAAGTAAAAATTGGTAATAAATGGGGATATATTGACAAAACTGGCAAGTTAGTGATTTCACCCCAATTTGAAGAAGCTAATGCTTTTTCAGCAGGTTTGGCACTGGTAAAATCCACAATTAAATCTACATAAAAGCTATAAAAATTACGCATTTTACCAAATATTTAAGCTTTGGGGACTGGTGATTAGTGACGTAGGAATTAGCCTTAATTACCACGTTTAATTTATGGAGATGTGTAATGGAAATTCGCGGTATTTGGCTTACTACTACAGCTAGTCAAGTTCTTAACTCCAAGCAAAACATTGCCTCAGCAATGGATTTTCTTGCTCAAACAGGATTCAATGTAGTATTTCCGGTTGTTTGGAATAATGGAGTAACAACTTATCCCAGCCGAGTGATGCGCGAAACCTTTGGAATCGAAATTAACCCACAATTCAAAGGTAGAGATCCTTTAGCAGAATTAATCGTTGAAGCACGTCGAGTTGGGATTGCAGTTATTCCTTGGTTTGAATATGGATTTGCTAGTTCTTATAGTCGCAATGGTGGTGAAATCATTGCTAAAAAACCAGAATGGGCAGCCCGTGATTATGCTGGGAATTTATTATCTAAAAATGGCTTTGAGTGGCTAAATGCTTTTGATATTGACGTTCAAAACTTTTTATTAAGTTTATTTTTAGAAGTAGTTAAAAACTATGAAATTGCGGGAATTCAAGGTGATGATCGCTTTCCCGCTTTACCAAGTGAAGGCGGTTATGATCTCAAAACAGTTGAGCTATATCGTCAACAATTTAATCAGCTTCCTCCTCAAGATTCTCAAGATCCACAATGGTTACAATGGCGGGCGGATATTCTTTCTAATTTTTTAACTCGCTTATATCAAGAAGTTATTAATATCAATCCTAATTTAATAATTTCTATGGCTCCGAGTGCTTATCCTTGGGGTTTGCAAAATTATCTCCAAGATTCTCAAAGTTGGGTAGAGCTTGGGCTAGTCGATTTGATTCATCCTCAATTATATCGCTATGATTTTGAAAGTTACAAAAAAGATATAGATCGAGTTTATTCTAATCAATTTACCAGCCAACAGTTACCCCACCTTATTCCTGGTATTCTTTTAAAAGAAGCAACACATCAAATTAATCCCGATGATTTAGTTCAGGCGATCGCATATAATCGTTCTCTTGGCATACAAGGAGAAATATCATTCTTCTATGAAGCTTTGCGAGAAGACAACGATGCCTTAGCTAAAATTTTAAGATCTGATATTTACTCGCAATCTCCTGGTAAATTTGACGTTAAAGCAATTAAAAAATATGGTTTCACTTCTAAAAGAATTGGCGGTAATTATACTTATATAAATAAGTCTCAACAAGTTGCTATTCAAACAAAATTTGATGAACTTGAGCCTTTTTCTGAAGGAATGGCGCAAGTAAAAATGGGTTATAAATGGGGATATATTGATAAGACAGGTAAACTTGTCAGTAGATTACAGTTCGATCAGTCCCAACCTTTTTCTGAAGGTTTCGCTTTAGTAGCAATTAAACAAAAATATGGATATATAGATAAAAAAGCAAAGTTAATAACTGCACTGCAATTTGATGATGCCAAATCTTTTTCACAAGGAATGGCTGCTGTAAAAATTGTTGACAAGTGGGGATATATTAATACTACAACTAAATTGGTAATACAGTTACAATTTAATGATGCCAAATCTTTTTTACAAGGAATGGCTGCTGTAAAGATTAATGATAAATGGGGTTATATTGATAAAGTAGGTAGTATAATAATTAAACCCCAGTTTGATGATGCTATGCAATTCTCGGAAAACTTAGCCCTAATCAAAATGGGTAATAAATTAGGGTTTATAGATCAAACGGGAAAAATTGTTATCGAACCCCAATTTTATGAAGCTGATTCTTTTTCAGAAAAGTTAGCTGCTGTGAAGATGGGTGGCAAGTGGGGATATATTAATAAATCTGGTAACTTTATAATTAACCCAGAATTTGATTTTGCTAAACCTTTTTCTGAGGGGATAGCAGTAGTTAATAATGGCGGTGAGTGGCAGCAAAGCCCAGATAAAAAAACTTCGTATTTTAGCGGTGGTAAGTGGGGATATATTCGGAATTTATTGAATTAATTGCAGTAATTATTGATGATGATTATTTTTGCTAATATACCAATTGAGAACAGCCTAATTTTTGGATAAATACTGAATTGCAGCCAAGTTGATAAATATGATGGAAAAACCGTTAGATCCTACTATTTCCCTAGAAATTTCTCAACAAATCAAAAGTAAAGCTAAATCTCCTTATAAAAATGCTCATAAAGCAGTATTATTGATTGAGGGAGCAATTTATGTCCAAGGATTTATCGCCTTTGCTGGCGCACCCTACAAACCTGTGGAGCATAGTTGGTTAGAGCTTAAAGATCGCATTGCCGATCCTACTTTGCCACATTTAGAGAAGAATCCCGAAGAAATTTGGTATTTTCCAGCGCAACGTCTGACGGTGAAGCAACTGAAAGCCGCGTTAGAGGAAGCGCAAGAAGATTATCCAGAAGATGAGCCGCTACCTGTTTATGGTGATGCGCCTTATGAGTATTATGGCGATTTGATGTTAGGAGGTAGGGAGTATCAAAATGCTTATTTAGAGGCTGAAGCTAAGTGTCAAGAGTTGAATAAGCCTAAAAGTCAAAAGCCTAAATAATTATTAATTTCAGCACGGTTATAGGTAATAATAACTACGCTCATCTATCCGTGCTGGCATGGCATTGATCATTATGATCCCATGCTGGAAATTATTTATGTACATAATAATTAAAATTTAGGTTTGATATAGGTATCCCAAATCATCTTTATTTGCTGTGCATCAGTATCAGAAATAGTCCCGACTTTCGCAAGAAATAAGGATTTCTCTAAGCAGTCCAAACGAGATAACCGCACTGTTGAAGCAACTCGCAATCCACTACTTGACCAATCTTGTAATAGTACATCTGTAACAGTACGGGGTTGTGCAGATGTTACTACCGCACAAACAGCATCTTCTCCATCTAGCCAAAGGATTAAAACGGGTCTTTTTTTGCTAGAATTACCAGTGGTAAAAGGAATATTTGCTACCCAAAATTCGCCTGCATTAATAGTCGTCATATAATCCTTCATCTTCGACGGTATAGCCGTTTAAAAAGGCAGTATGCTCTCGAATTTGTGCAGGTTGTAGAATAATAACTTTTACTTCTTGATCTGGATTGAACTCCTGTTGATATTCTTCAGGAAGTTGGATAAATCCTTTATTGATTTTGGTTTGAAATTCTCTAGCAAACATAATGAATATTATGAGGGATAA contains:
- a CDS encoding S-layer homology domain-containing protein, giving the protein MTNHLIFTDIQNHWARDCIVAATARNIFRGYRDGTFRPDEPVSRAEFAVILDTALPKLERLRPSTIFLDVLSNHWAAKAIQAVYQANFLSGYRNRLFKPNQPIPRVQVIAALASGLNYGVSINPSDTLKKYFDDRDQIPSYAVRAIAAATERRIIVNYPKIKRLQPNKNATRGEIAAFICRVLKIPAVPYKYIPGMEFVVIQPQFDAADSFSEGMAQVKIGNKWGYIDKTGKLVISPQFEEANAFSAGLALVKSTIKST
- a CDS encoding WG repeat-containing protein — translated: MEIRGIWLTTTASQVLNSKQNIASAMDFLAQTGFNVVFPVVWNNGVTTYPSRVMRETFGIEINPQFKGRDPLAELIVEARRVGIAVIPWFEYGFASSYSRNGGEIIAKKPEWAARDYAGNLLSKNGFEWLNAFDIDVQNFLLSLFLEVVKNYEIAGIQGDDRFPALPSEGGYDLKTVELYRQQFNQLPPQDSQDPQWLQWRADILSNFLTRLYQEVININPNLIISMAPSAYPWGLQNYLQDSQSWVELGLVDLIHPQLYRYDFESYKKDIDRVYSNQFTSQQLPHLIPGILLKEATHQINPDDLVQAIAYNRSLGIQGEISFFYEALREDNDALAKILRSDIYSQSPGKFDVKAIKKYGFTSKRIGGNYTYINKSQQVAIQTKFDELEPFSEGMAQVKMGYKWGYIDKTGKLVSRLQFDQSQPFSEGFALVAIKQKYGYIDKKAKLITALQFDDAKSFSQGMAAVKIVDKWGYINTTTKLVIQLQFNDAKSFLQGMAAVKINDKWGYIDKVGSIIIKPQFDDAMQFSENLALIKMGNKLGFIDQTGKIVIEPQFYEADSFSEKLAAVKMGGKWGYINKSGNFIINPEFDFAKPFSEGIAVVNNGGEWQQSPDKKTSYFSGGKWGYIRNLLN
- a CDS encoding type II toxin-antitoxin system PemK/MazF family toxin, producing the protein MTTINAGEFWVANIPFTTGNSSKKRPVLILWLDGEDAVCAVVTSAQPRTVTDVLLQDWSSSGLRVASTVRLSRLDCLEKSLFLAKVGTISDTDAQQIKMIWDTYIKPKF